The following are from one region of the Hydrogenophaga sp. BPS33 genome:
- a CDS encoding acetolactate synthase large subunit, which yields MNGAEALVHTLLDSGVDTVFANPGTSEMHFVAALDRIEGMRCVLGLFEGVVTGAADGYYRVRQRPAGTLLHLGPGLANGLANLHNAKKACSGVVNIVGEHATTHLELDAPLTSDVEGVARPMSHWVRTIAAPERLPADGREAVTQARGRPGRIATLVLPADMAWSPAAALPAGLGPVPQAAAEPLDERQVIAIADHLRQHGPRTLLLLGGRATLARATAWAGRIAAATGCAVMSEFYSPSIERGAGRVAIPRLPYSVDGALQALSRFEHIVLVNAVEPVAFFAYPDKPGRLSAAGTTFSTLSRPSQDPEEALHVLCEALSATRTTAPLVERQPARAGLEDGLLNADTIGALLGALIPENAIVVDEAISTGRAFDAATREAAPHEWLTNMGGSIGYGLPVAVGAAIAAPDRRVIALEGDGSAMYTLQSLWTMARESLDVTVIVFANRHYQILRGEFNQVGAGAPGQRAADMLSIDRPTLDWVALSAGHGVPASRVTTLGELADALRRSLDAPGPSLIEVVM from the coding sequence ATGAATGGCGCCGAGGCCTTGGTTCACACGCTGCTGGACAGCGGCGTGGACACCGTATTCGCCAATCCGGGCACATCCGAAATGCACTTCGTGGCCGCGCTCGACCGCATCGAAGGCATGCGCTGCGTGCTCGGCCTGTTCGAAGGCGTGGTCACCGGCGCGGCCGATGGCTACTACCGCGTGCGCCAGCGCCCGGCCGGCACGCTGCTGCACCTCGGCCCCGGCCTGGCCAACGGCCTGGCCAACCTGCACAACGCGAAAAAGGCCTGCTCGGGTGTCGTCAACATCGTCGGCGAACACGCCACCACCCACCTGGAACTCGATGCGCCCCTGACCTCGGATGTGGAAGGCGTGGCGCGGCCCATGTCGCACTGGGTGCGCACCATCGCAGCGCCCGAGCGGCTGCCCGCCGATGGCCGAGAGGCGGTGACCCAGGCCCGGGGCCGGCCCGGGCGCATCGCCACGCTGGTGCTGCCCGCCGACATGGCCTGGTCGCCCGCCGCCGCCCTGCCCGCTGGCCTCGGCCCGGTCCCGCAAGCCGCCGCCGAGCCCCTGGACGAACGCCAGGTGATCGCCATCGCGGACCACCTGCGCCAGCACGGCCCGCGCACCTTGCTGCTGTTGGGCGGGCGCGCCACGCTGGCGCGGGCCACGGCCTGGGCCGGGCGGATCGCGGCGGCCACGGGTTGTGCCGTGATGTCCGAGTTCTATTCGCCCAGCATCGAGCGCGGCGCGGGCCGCGTGGCCATTCCACGCCTGCCCTACTCGGTGGACGGCGCACTCCAGGCGCTCTCGCGCTTCGAGCACATCGTGCTGGTCAACGCGGTCGAACCGGTCGCGTTCTTCGCCTACCCCGACAAGCCCGGTCGCCTCAGCGCGGCGGGCACCACGTTCTCCACGCTCTCGCGCCCTTCGCAGGACCCGGAAGAAGCCTTGCACGTGTTGTGCGAAGCCCTGTCGGCCACCCGCACGACGGCGCCGCTGGTCGAACGCCAGCCCGCGCGCGCCGGCCTTGAAGACGGCCTGCTGAACGCCGACACCATCGGCGCGCTGCTGGGCGCGCTGATCCCGGAGAACGCCATCGTGGTGGACGAGGCCATCAGCACCGGCCGCGCGTTCGACGCCGCGACGCGCGAGGCCGCGCCACACGAATGGCTGACCAACATGGGTGGCTCCATCGGCTATGGCCTGCCGGTGGCCGTGGGCGCGGCCATCGCGGCGCCCGATCGCCGCGTGATCGCGCTGGAGGGCGACGGCAGCGCGATGTACACGCTGCAATCGCTCTGGACCATGGCGCGCGAGAGCCTGGACGTGACGGTGATCGTGTTCGCGAACCGCCACTACCAGATCCTGCGCGGCGAGTTCAACCAGGTGGGCGCGGGCGCGCCGGGCCAGCGCGCGGCCGACATGCTGAGCATCGACCGGCCCACGCTGGACTGGGTGGCGTTGAGCGCCGGCCACGGCGTGCCCGCGAGCCGCGTGACCACGCTGGGCGAACTGGCCGACGCGCTGCGGCGCAGCCTGGACGCGCCCGGACCGAGCCTGATCGAAGTGGTGATGTGA
- a CDS encoding LuxR C-terminal-related transcriptional regulator, whose protein sequence is MPSPAPSPRALVSRRKLSPPGAVAAQVRREAICALVAASRAAQLVLVRGPAGFGKTTALAQCRSDLQSKGVRTAWLTLDAADNDPTRFLNGLAEALGALGASAPSETTPDALLRMMDEIGAAGHAFAIFLDDVETVQDPVVLSLVRELVDNLPRQGQVFIGSRVTPELGTARMRARGQLVEISVDALRFSLEETQAFFGREGHVALAADAIELLHHRTEGWVAALWLASMALQRHPEPSAFVERFSGSSALIADYLAEDVLNAQPPAVRDFLLRSSVLHRLDAEICDAVLGAQGGAAALERIAASGLFLLPVHDGRSYRYHSLFSAFLRGQMVREMPAEIPRLHLDASKWYEQRGQAVAAIEHALQGGHQERAIALLEPQVDELLKSGRMRLLARWFTSLPEDEVTRRPTLCMARIWAVCLTTGPWDAMRLLDRSGWTTEDPPSRPHVLALRPLLLGMMDRYDEALPLGRENLRAMPTGNAFADSALATAMAHTFLVMGQYRESHRLLQTARMAHAGPTAVFNRMFSETVDGILDLEEGQLRRAAARFRLAVHSTAGPNVTATGGNAYAGVQYAGVLFEMGDLDQAERLLNVYVPMASAVGLRDQMIIGHVMLARMAFDRRQLDRAWELLSTLEQAGYDRHLPRITASARLERAHLLVLQGNAQASRAELVLASQPDVWERAARLRFPAHDIEDLEMGWLRWNLAFGDATSAEQDIARALARAQAEKKLRRALKLQVLQALALQRLGQAQAAVNAFAQLLSQAAAQGFVRLLIDEGEAVRELAVQLQMRNATGHAEVDPIDQEHLDKILRLLGAPRAEGVDDVPDADKLTPKELRMLRLLADGFSNSELAVKLFVSDSTVRTHLRNINQKLNAGNRTQAVAIARKLGLI, encoded by the coding sequence GCCGCAAGCTCAGCCCGCCCGGCGCGGTCGCCGCACAGGTGCGGCGCGAGGCCATCTGCGCGCTGGTGGCGGCCTCGCGCGCGGCGCAACTCGTGCTGGTGCGGGGCCCCGCCGGTTTCGGCAAGACCACCGCGCTGGCCCAGTGCCGCAGCGACCTGCAATCGAAAGGCGTGCGCACCGCGTGGTTGACGCTGGACGCGGCCGACAACGACCCCACGCGTTTTCTCAACGGCCTGGCCGAAGCCCTTGGCGCGCTGGGCGCGTCCGCACCGTCGGAAACCACGCCCGACGCGCTCTTGCGCATGATGGACGAGATCGGCGCGGCCGGGCACGCCTTCGCCATCTTCCTGGACGACGTGGAAACCGTGCAGGACCCGGTGGTGCTCTCGCTGGTGCGCGAACTGGTCGACAACCTGCCGCGCCAGGGCCAGGTGTTCATCGGCTCGCGCGTCACGCCCGAGCTGGGCACGGCGCGCATGCGCGCGCGCGGGCAACTGGTCGAGATCAGCGTGGACGCCTTGCGCTTCTCGCTGGAAGAAACCCAGGCTTTCTTCGGCCGCGAAGGCCATGTGGCGCTGGCGGCCGATGCCATCGAACTGCTGCACCACCGCACCGAAGGCTGGGTGGCGGCGCTGTGGCTGGCCTCGATGGCCTTGCAGCGGCATCCCGAACCTTCGGCCTTCGTGGAACGCTTCTCCGGTTCGTCCGCGCTGATCGCCGACTACCTGGCCGAAGACGTGCTCAACGCGCAGCCGCCCGCGGTGCGCGACTTTCTGCTGCGCAGCAGTGTGCTGCACCGGCTCGACGCCGAGATCTGCGACGCGGTGCTCGGCGCGCAAGGCGGCGCGGCCGCGCTGGAGCGCATTGCCGCCAGCGGCCTGTTCCTGCTGCCGGTGCACGACGGCCGCAGCTACCGGTACCACAGCCTCTTCAGCGCCTTCCTGCGCGGCCAGATGGTGCGCGAGATGCCGGCCGAGATTCCGCGCCTGCACCTGGACGCGTCGAAGTGGTACGAGCAGCGCGGCCAGGCGGTGGCGGCGATCGAGCACGCCTTGCAGGGTGGCCACCAGGAGCGCGCCATCGCGCTGCTGGAGCCGCAGGTCGACGAACTGCTCAAGAGTGGACGCATGCGCCTGCTGGCGCGCTGGTTCACGTCCTTGCCCGAAGACGAGGTGACCCGCCGTCCCACGCTGTGCATGGCGCGCATTTGGGCGGTCTGCCTCACCACCGGCCCGTGGGACGCCATGCGCCTGCTCGACCGCAGTGGCTGGACCACCGAAGACCCGCCCTCGCGCCCCCATGTGCTGGCCCTGCGCCCGCTGCTGCTGGGCATGATGGACCGCTACGACGAAGCCTTGCCCCTGGGCCGCGAGAACCTGCGCGCCATGCCCACCGGCAACGCCTTCGCCGACAGCGCATTGGCCACCGCCATGGCCCACACCTTCCTCGTCATGGGGCAGTACCGCGAGTCGCATCGCCTGCTGCAGACCGCGCGCATGGCGCATGCCGGCCCCACGGCGGTGTTCAACCGCATGTTCTCCGAAACCGTGGACGGCATCCTGGACCTGGAAGAGGGGCAGTTGCGCCGGGCCGCCGCGCGCTTCCGGCTGGCGGTGCATTCCACCGCCGGCCCCAACGTGACCGCCACCGGCGGCAACGCGTATGCCGGCGTGCAGTACGCGGGCGTGCTGTTCGAAATGGGCGACCTCGACCAGGCCGAGCGCCTGCTCAACGTGTACGTGCCGATGGCCAGCGCGGTGGGCCTGCGCGACCAGATGATCATCGGCCACGTGATGCTGGCGCGCATGGCCTTCGACCGGCGCCAGCTCGACCGTGCGTGGGAGCTGCTGTCCACGCTGGAGCAGGCCGGCTACGACCGGCACCTGCCCCGCATCACCGCCAGCGCGCGGCTGGAGCGCGCGCACCTGCTGGTGCTGCAGGGCAATGCCCAGGCCTCGCGCGCCGAGCTCGTGCTGGCCTCGCAGCCCGACGTGTGGGAACGCGCGGCGCGGCTGCGCTTTCCGGCGCACGACATCGAAGACCTGGAGATGGGTTGGCTGCGCTGGAACCTCGCCTTTGGCGACGCCACCTCGGCCGAACAGGACATCGCGCGCGCCCTGGCGCGCGCGCAGGCCGAGAAGAAGCTGCGCCGCGCCCTCAAGCTGCAGGTGTTGCAGGCGCTGGCCTTGCAGCGCCTGGGCCAGGCGCAGGCGGCCGTGAACGCGTTTGCTCAACTGCTGTCGCAGGCCGCGGCCCAGGGCTTCGTGCGCCTGCTGATCGACGAAGGCGAAGCGGTGCGCGAGCTGGCCGTGCAACTGCAGATGCGCAACGCCACCGGGCATGCGGAGGTCGATCCGATCGACCAGGAACACTTGGACAAGATCCTGCGCCTGCTGGGCGCACCGCGCGCCGAGGGGGTCGACGACGTGCCCGACGCGGACAAGCTCACGCCCAAGGAGCTGCGCATGCTGCGGCTGCTGGCCGATGGTTTTTCGAACAGCGAACTGGCGGTCAAGCTGTTCGTGTCCGACAGCACGGTGCGCACGCACCTGCGCAACATCAACCAGAAGCTCAACGCCGGCAACCGCACCCAGGCGGTGGCGATCGCGCGCAAGCTGGGTTTGATTTGA
- a CDS encoding alpha/beta hydrolase encodes MHWPAPGIDGADATINARAWRTHRVDPKMVPTPTHPPPSSDPNETDNAMTEPLTPLPSSTVLPVTHAGVRVPTVFWAPATPSRGIVLAAHGGSGHKLSQAVLAIASHCLPLGLSVLAIDGPVQGDRRSDGNLDPVVALTAFREAWRAGVGRTRMAQEWQAALDQLLAQPGHAGLPIGYIGVSMGTAYGLPLLATEPRIQAAVLGLWGSTYAASEHLAAYAQRVRCPVWFTQQWNDEFFDREGTFALFDAIGSEDKRLVAYPGAHRELEGARLADAVAFVASRLLPIT; translated from the coding sequence ATGCATTGGCCAGCACCCGGTATCGACGGCGCTGATGCCACCATCAACGCGCGCGCATGGCGCACACATCGCGTGGACCCGAAGATGGTGCCTACACCCACACATCCTCCGCCATCCTCCGACCCGAACGAGACCGACAACGCCATGACCGAGCCCCTCACTCCCCTGCCATCGTCCACCGTGTTGCCAGTGACCCACGCGGGCGTGCGCGTTCCCACGGTGTTCTGGGCGCCCGCCACGCCCAGCCGCGGCATCGTGCTGGCCGCGCATGGCGGCAGTGGCCACAAGCTGTCGCAGGCCGTGCTGGCGATCGCGAGCCACTGCCTGCCGCTGGGCCTGAGCGTGCTCGCCATCGACGGCCCGGTGCAAGGCGATCGGCGCAGCGACGGCAACCTTGACCCGGTGGTGGCGCTCACCGCGTTCCGCGAGGCCTGGCGCGCCGGTGTGGGCCGCACGCGCATGGCCCAGGAATGGCAGGCGGCGCTGGACCAGCTGCTCGCGCAACCGGGCCACGCCGGCTTGCCGATCGGCTACATCGGCGTGTCCATGGGCACGGCCTACGGTCTGCCCTTGCTCGCCACCGAGCCGCGCATCCAGGCCGCCGTGCTCGGCCTTTGGGGCAGCACCTATGCCGCCAGCGAACACCTCGCTGCCTACGCGCAGCGTGTGCGCTGTCCGGTCTGGTTCACGCAGCAGTGGAACGACGAGTTCTTCGACCGCGAAGGCACGTTCGCGCTGTTCGATGCCATCGGGTCTGAAGACAAGCGCCTCGTGGCCTATCCCGGCGCGCACCGCGAACTCGAAGGCGCGCGCCTGGCGGACGCAGTGGCCTTCGTCGCCAGCCGCCTGCTGCCCATCACATGA